The sequence below is a genomic window from Hydractinia symbiolongicarpus strain clone_291-10 chromosome 10, HSymV2.1, whole genome shotgun sequence.
GCATTCAAACAGAGTGTCTTAAATTATTCTAATTGTGTTACACATAGTTGCTGTTCAATTTTGTCTTGCAAAGCCCCAACTTCTTGGCAACACAAACAATCAATATCTCTTTGCTCTACTTTACATTTTCCACAGGTGCACCACTCTGTATTTCCAGTTCTTGTCTTTTCTTCTGCTGAAACTTCATCATTAGTTAAATCTAAAAATTCTTCCTCGTCTGAAGCTGCCGACTCAGAGGAAGAGATATCTATTTCTGGTTCAAAAAGATATGGTTTCAACGCCTTCATCATTCCTTCCATTTCTTCAACATCTTCATCTTCACTTTCttgttcaaaaaatatttcatcattTGAAAAATTTTCTGAGTCAGACATTTTTTAAGTATAGTTTAAGTGTGGgttgttttctgtttttaaactcTTTTCAGCACATTTCTTTCTTAAACATTAACACATATGCCTCAATGACGTCAGAAAAAAAGGCTCAAAAAATAGCTTATGAAATTGGTTCAAAAGATCTATTGTTATGAATTATTTATTACtttagtaaaagtttttttgttttctttacgttaacaaaatcagttacacatgaatttaaaaaaaaatttttttaactgaaccaCTCCTTTAAAGGCAGTCTTGAAATTATTTGAGTCAGGAAAGGAAAGTCAGGaatctattaaaaaaaaatttttttcaagtaaagtttttttaaaaaatcttttcgtTAATTTAGTTGATATTATGATGTTgatatttgtttgttattttaaaaaaagttatattacGTTCAATTTagttgtttcttcttttttcgtgTCTATGTCCAGCACGGTACCTGCTAATTTTTCAAGTTACATATTTCATATACAAAATtgcattttcttaaaattttgatcTTACATTGCAAAACTTTCTAAAAGGCGGACacctctaattagcggacactttgttCATGCACTAACgttgtccgctaattagagagAATATTGTAGTTTAGTTTTCTTTCtgccaattttttttccttaacaGTACCGCATGCAAAATGCTAAATTTGATAAGACACTGACACCTGAAAGCGCACAGAAAATACTGAGCGTGTGTTCATTTCCTGCCAAAACCTGGATACACACCATGTTATTGCTTAATTAAAGATATTAAGGGCTAGGTACACGGTATATTTGATTTGATGTACTTATTTTCtgaatacaattttttaaacgtttttttttctgtatgtgTACACAATACGACTAAAAGAACATATGCAACAATTGAATAGTAAAATAAGATTAAAAAACTCAAAAGGA
It includes:
- the LOC130612387 gene encoding uncharacterized protein LOC130612387, translating into MSDSENFSNDEIFFEQESEDEDVEEMEGMMKALKPYLFEPEIDISSSESAASDEEEFLDLTNDEVSAEEKTRTGNTEWCTCGKCKVEQRDIDCLCCQEVGALQDKIEQQLCVTQLE